In Thermosynechococcus sichuanensis E542, a single genomic region encodes these proteins:
- the leuC gene encoding 3-isopropylmalate dehydratase large subunit, giving the protein MSRGTLFDKVWEQHTVATLPSGQTQLFIGLHLIHEVTSPQAFAMLRERGLPVLYPQRTVATVDHIVPTDTLARPLQDALAEEMLQALEANCRAHNIPFFGIGSGRQGIVHVIAPEQGLTQPGMTIACGDSHTSTHGAFGAIAFGIGTSQVRDVLATQTLALNKLKVRKVEVNGSMVTGVYAKDVILYIIRQLGVKGGVGYAYEFAGTTFAQMSMEERMTVCNMAIEGGARCGYVNPDETTFAYLRGRPFAPQGKNWDQAVAWWRSLASDADAEYDDVVTFTAADIAPTVTWGITPGQSVAVDETLPTLESLPEAERAIAAEAYAYMDLQPGQPIQGTKIDVCFIGSCTNGRISDLRQAAKVVEGRKVKPGVKAFVVPGSERVKAQAEAEGLDVIFQAAGFEWRNPGCSMCLAMNPDKLQGRQISASSSNRNFKGRQGSAAGRTLLMSPAMVAAAAITGEVTDVRAFL; this is encoded by the coding sequence ATGAGTCGCGGTACACTCTTCGATAAGGTTTGGGAACAGCATACAGTGGCTACATTGCCTTCAGGGCAAACACAACTGTTTATTGGCCTGCACCTGATTCACGAAGTCACGAGTCCCCAAGCCTTTGCCATGCTGCGGGAGCGGGGGTTGCCGGTGCTGTATCCGCAACGAACCGTGGCCACGGTAGATCACATTGTGCCGACAGATACGCTGGCGCGTCCTCTCCAAGATGCTCTTGCTGAAGAGATGCTGCAAGCCCTTGAGGCGAATTGCCGCGCTCACAATATTCCTTTCTTTGGGATTGGCTCCGGTCGTCAGGGGATTGTCCATGTGATTGCCCCTGAGCAAGGGTTGACCCAACCAGGAATGACGATCGCCTGCGGGGATAGTCACACTTCGACCCATGGTGCCTTTGGGGCGATCGCCTTCGGCATTGGCACTAGTCAAGTCCGAGATGTCTTGGCCACACAAACCTTAGCTTTGAATAAACTCAAAGTTCGTAAGGTGGAAGTGAACGGCTCGATGGTCACAGGGGTCTATGCCAAAGATGTCATCCTATACATCATTCGTCAGCTCGGTGTGAAAGGTGGCGTGGGCTACGCCTACGAGTTTGCTGGCACGACGTTTGCCCAGATGTCCATGGAAGAACGGATGACAGTCTGCAATATGGCCATTGAGGGGGGTGCCCGCTGCGGTTATGTCAACCCCGATGAAACAACGTTTGCCTATTTGCGAGGTCGGCCTTTTGCACCCCAAGGTAAAAATTGGGATCAAGCGGTGGCATGGTGGCGATCGCTAGCCAGTGATGCGGATGCTGAATACGATGATGTGGTCACATTTACGGCTGCGGATATTGCACCAACAGTGACATGGGGCATTACCCCCGGCCAAAGCGTTGCAGTGGATGAGACCTTGCCCACCCTAGAGAGTTTGCCGGAGGCAGAACGGGCGATCGCTGCTGAAGCCTATGCCTACATGGATCTGCAACCGGGACAGCCCATTCAGGGAACCAAGATTGATGTCTGCTTTATTGGCAGTTGCACCAATGGCCGCATCAGTGATCTGCGACAGGCTGCCAAAGTGGTCGAAGGGCGCAAAGTCAAACCCGGTGTCAAAGCCTTTGTAGTTCCCGGTTCAGAACGGGTGAAAGCACAAGCCGAAGCGGAGGGTCTTGATGTCATTTTCCAAGCCGCAGGATTTGAATGGCGCAATCCCGGTTGCTCGATGTGTCTCGCCATGAACCCCGACAAACTGCAAGGGCGTCAGATCAGTGCCTCATCTTCCAATCGCAATTTCAAAGGACGCCAAGGATCAGCAGCGGGACGGACGCTCCTCATGAGTCCAGCGATGGTAGCCGCCGCAGCCATTACCGGTGAAGTCACAGACGTGCGGGCATTTCTTTGA
- the gshB gene encoding glutathione synthase produces the protein MDIAFIIDPIASLDPGHDTSVALMEAAQAAGAQVWVTEISQLLIREGQVWAAVTPIQLSPVQLVAGQWQIPQPWFQAGAAEWRPLNSFRAVWMRKDPPVNTAYLYATYCLDLVDPQTTLVLNSPAGLRHANEKMYALQFTSVIPKTIVTGDKQRIREFVQQQGMAVLKPLGGKAGEGILFLQAGDRNLNSMIEISTQRGQLPVMVQEYLPAAKEGDKRIILLNGEPIGAVNRIPTGDEFRGNMATGGRVAAVELTERDRQICQTLAPALRRDGLYFVGIDVIGGYLTEVNVTSPTGVREIDRLNDTHLGQQVMAWLLG, from the coding sequence GTGGATATCGCCTTTATCATTGACCCGATCGCCAGCCTTGACCCTGGCCACGATACCAGTGTGGCCTTAATGGAGGCAGCGCAAGCGGCAGGGGCACAGGTGTGGGTAACAGAAATATCGCAACTGCTGATCCGAGAAGGTCAGGTATGGGCGGCAGTTACCCCAATTCAGTTATCGCCTGTGCAGCTCGTGGCCGGCCAGTGGCAGATTCCCCAACCTTGGTTTCAGGCAGGCGCAGCGGAATGGCGACCCCTCAACAGCTTTCGAGCGGTGTGGATGCGCAAAGATCCCCCCGTGAATACCGCCTATCTCTATGCCACCTACTGTCTGGATTTAGTCGATCCCCAAACCACCCTTGTCCTCAACTCGCCAGCGGGGTTACGCCATGCCAATGAAAAGATGTATGCCCTGCAATTTACCAGTGTGATTCCCAAGACGATTGTGACTGGAGACAAGCAGCGGATTCGTGAATTTGTGCAGCAGCAGGGCATGGCGGTGCTCAAACCCTTGGGGGGCAAAGCGGGGGAAGGGATCCTCTTTTTGCAGGCGGGCGATCGCAACCTCAATTCAATGATTGAAATCAGTACCCAACGCGGACAACTCCCCGTGATGGTGCAGGAGTACCTACCAGCGGCCAAGGAAGGTGATAAACGCATTATTCTCCTGAATGGTGAACCCATTGGTGCTGTGAATCGGATTCCCACAGGGGATGAATTTCGCGGCAATATGGCCACGGGGGGACGGGTGGCTGCTGTTGAACTTACAGAGCGCGATCGCCAGATTTGTCAGACCTTAGCCCCTGCTCTGCGGCGCGATGGCCTCTATTTTGTGGGAATTGATGTCATCGGTGGTTATTTAACAGAAGTGAATGTGACTAGCCCCACCGGTGTTCGCGAGATCGATCGCCTGAATGATACTCACCTCGGTCAACAGGTGATGGCTTGGCTATTGGGCTAG
- a CDS encoding DUF7219 family protein, producing MMTRNAKQAFLCPYFLYRGQVTLDALTFDAYLQKFAQRAGFIAALHTSGKLSTAEAYNQLANLWYQLSEAYAPVPPTLNSRT from the coding sequence ATGATGACCCGTAATGCGAAACAAGCATTTCTCTGCCCCTATTTCCTTTACCGTGGGCAGGTTACGCTGGACGCACTGACCTTTGATGCCTACCTACAGAAGTTTGCTCAGCGGGCAGGGTTTATTGCTGCTCTGCATACGAGTGGCAAGCTTTCTACGGCTGAGGCCTACAACCAGTTAGCCAATCTCTGGTATCAACTGAGCGAGGCCTATGCCCCTGTCCCACCCACCCTAAATTCCCGCACATAG
- a CDS encoding DNA-methyltransferase yields the protein MVHSKERAPRNRTITLTEQEKGKYRQRLLRLSHPVSLSEIINRTINQDIFEVVNFIPSQFVDLLFIDPPYNLNKVFNSISFKKKSLEDYTNWLESCLSSLEKILKPTASIYICSDWESSFAVFEVIKDRFRVRNRITWEREKGRGAKKNWKNASEDIWFCTVSDEYTFNVEAVKLKRKVIAPYRVNGHPKDWEATEEGNYRLTHPSNLWTDLTVPFWSMPENTDHPTQKPEKLLAKVILASSNPEDIIFDPFLGSGTTSVVAKKLGRRFLGVELDETYACLAEKRLEMAEVDTSIQGYADGVFWERNTLNEQGRSAQKPYQCDQLSHQPELFSLEGT from the coding sequence ATGGTTCACAGCAAAGAACGCGCCCCCAGAAATAGAACAATCACATTGACCGAGCAAGAAAAAGGAAAGTATCGACAGCGACTCCTACGATTGAGTCATCCTGTGAGCCTATCAGAAATCATTAACCGCACCATCAATCAAGATATCTTTGAAGTTGTCAATTTTATCCCGAGTCAATTTGTTGATTTGCTTTTTATTGATCCGCCCTACAACCTGAATAAAGTATTTAACTCAATTAGCTTCAAGAAAAAAAGTTTAGAGGACTATACCAATTGGCTAGAGTCATGTTTGTCAAGTCTTGAAAAAATTCTAAAACCAACTGCATCAATTTACATTTGCTCTGATTGGGAATCTTCATTTGCTGTATTTGAGGTCATTAAAGACCGTTTTCGAGTCCGTAACCGAATTACATGGGAGCGCGAGAAAGGACGAGGAGCAAAGAAGAATTGGAAAAATGCCTCTGAGGATATATGGTTCTGCACTGTTTCTGATGAGTACACCTTCAATGTTGAGGCTGTTAAGCTTAAGCGTAAAGTCATCGCTCCTTATAGAGTCAATGGACATCCCAAAGACTGGGAAGCCACAGAAGAAGGTAATTACCGTCTAACCCATCCTTCTAACCTATGGACAGACTTAACTGTGCCCTTTTGGTCAATGCCAGAAAATACAGATCATCCCACCCAAAAGCCTGAGAAACTACTAGCTAAGGTCATTTTAGCTAGTTCCAATCCAGAGGATATTATTTTTGATCCGTTCCTCGGATCTGGAACAACCTCTGTCGTTGCCAAGAAGCTCGGTAGGCGTTTTTTGGGAGTTGAATTGGATGAGACCTATGCTTGTCTAGCGGAGAAGCGTCTTGAAATGGCTGAAGTAGATACTTCGATTCAGGGGTATGCTGATGGCGTGTTTTGGGAAAGAAACACATTAAATGAGCAAGGACGTTCTGCACAAAAGCCGTATCAGTGCGATCAGCTATCTCACCAACCAGAGCTTTTTTCGCTAGAAGGAACATAA
- a CDS encoding MgtC/SapB family protein codes for MSTSDFIGRLVAAFCLGAALGLERQWRQRMAGLRTNTLVATGAALFVMLSALTPGEASPTRIAAQIVSGIGFLGGGVILREGLSVRGLNTAATLWCAAAVGALCGSGLLSQATLGAVAVLMANLLLRPLGYRINQQPLKGTEVELCYRCDIVCRAEAEAHLRALLLQSLAGSRLKLRSLLSEDIEETPDRVHIEAELLSQERNDDFIEGLVSRLSLEPSVLSARWRITEQEYG; via the coding sequence ATGTCAACGAGTGATTTTATTGGGCGTTTGGTGGCGGCCTTTTGTCTTGGGGCGGCTCTCGGCTTGGAGCGACAATGGCGGCAACGCATGGCCGGTCTGCGCACCAATACCCTAGTGGCAACAGGGGCAGCCCTATTTGTCATGCTCTCCGCTTTGACGCCGGGGGAAGCCAGTCCAACGCGAATTGCCGCTCAAATTGTCTCTGGCATTGGGTTTCTCGGCGGGGGCGTGATCCTACGGGAAGGCCTCTCAGTGCGGGGCTTGAATACGGCAGCTACTCTCTGGTGTGCAGCGGCGGTGGGGGCACTGTGTGGTTCAGGGTTACTCTCTCAGGCAACTTTAGGAGCAGTGGCAGTGCTCATGGCCAATCTGCTCTTGCGTCCTCTCGGCTATCGCATCAATCAGCAGCCCCTTAAGGGCACTGAAGTGGAGTTGTGCTATCGCTGTGATATTGTCTGTCGTGCTGAGGCGGAGGCTCATTTGCGGGCACTGCTGTTGCAGTCATTGGCGGGCAGTCGCCTAAAGTTGCGATCGCTCCTCAGCGAGGATATTGAAGAAACCCCCGATCGCGTCCATATTGAAGCAGAACTCCTCAGTCAAGAGCGCAATGATGACTTTATAGAAGGGCTGGTGAGCCGCTTGAGTTTAGAACCCAGTGTTCTCTCAGCCCGCTGGCGCATTACAGAGCAGGAGTACGGTTGA
- a CDS encoding sensor domain-containing protein encodes MLIAEFEHFTELLVNYTDDLICLHEPDGNYLYVTPSSKALLGYSPEELIGKSPYTLFHPEDAERIRSGAHALALQGSVNVTETYRMRKKNGGYIWLETLTHPICDDGGNVLFLVTTSRDITRRRQLELELQANQELLEAFFQQSLEACFFMMLDRPIRWDDTANKEELLEYVLDHQRLTRINSAFAQQYQLPPEELIGLTPRICFKEDLELAKRLWRALFDLGYFHIEIELQRHDGSSFWVEGNYVCLYNQSKEIIGHFGVQRDISDRIRLQAEIARKTAELEYFFGSSLELFMIADSEGRLRRVNHHWQSCLGYDLNQLAGAKFEEFLHPGDRPRHREMQQRLLAGEQITNHTIRLRTQGGDYRWYEWQGLLSQGRIYGAARDVTEQRQFSDRLQAAYNQVTDILESMSDHFFEVDRDFTVIYVNGNFCRLLGKSASEMLGKNLWHLFPDAPNSIFESQIRRAMVEETPLQFEAFYEGLNQWFAVRAFPTGRGLAVFFQNITLQVDSTTSLRRRQTQAELLHRLTLKIRRSLDLETVLKTALEEVRQLLGVDRTLIFQFYADGRGEVVAESVAAPQFSLMHRPFYDPCFRRESAEAYVQGRVLAVADINTAEMTQCHRDFLKQLQVRALLVVPIIEEERLWGLFLCHHCSSPRPWAIDEVELIRQLGEQLGFGINRAELVSALHQEKERYRRVLEAQTELLYRCTPEGHLTFGNPAFFRYLAEAGMSCDFGDVLQHPFDPLTQQRFQQHLQALTPAQPISTIECGVTFGEGRFAWFEWTTRAFFDNHGRCVEYQCVGRDITRRKEMEDRLIHDALHDALTGLPNRTLLQDRLQHCWRQYQRHRDRPFAVIFIDIDRFKRVNDSLGHQAGDQVLITLAQRMQSVVPEGDTLAHLSGDEFVVLCEDLDPQQMETQIKKRVTDLERVIQEPLMIDGHLLNLSASIGVTFSNRSDASATTLLRDADIAMYQAKKQGLGQYRIFDPQMYTQAQSCFTLENQLHQAIANSELQVYFQPIIELETGAIVGLEALSRWFAPEKGEIPAAEFIALAEQAGLIVSLGRQVFERAIQEFSQWRQQDSRRQTMTLGINISPQQLVDANFVSDILAALRSAQLPPHLLHLEITETTMIRNLEATLQVAEELQQLGVALNIDDFGTGYSSLSRLHQLPIHALKIDRSFVQSLEQSQAAQEIIGAVIALGKSLRLDVVAEGVETATQAAQLVDLGCRYGQGYLFYPPLPIDRLP; translated from the coding sequence ATGCTCATAGCTGAATTTGAACATTTTACTGAATTATTGGTCAACTACACAGATGATCTCATTTGCCTGCATGAACCGGATGGCAACTATTTATATGTGACTCCTTCCAGCAAAGCCCTTTTAGGCTATTCTCCTGAAGAACTGATTGGTAAGAGTCCCTACACATTATTTCATCCTGAAGATGCCGAACGAATCCGCAGTGGTGCCCATGCCCTTGCCCTGCAAGGCAGTGTGAATGTCACCGAAACCTATCGCATGCGGAAAAAAAATGGCGGATATATTTGGTTAGAAACCCTGACCCACCCCATTTGTGATGACGGGGGAAATGTTTTATTTTTAGTGACCACATCGCGGGATATTACCCGTCGCCGTCAACTCGAACTAGAATTACAAGCCAATCAAGAACTTCTAGAAGCTTTCTTTCAACAATCCCTTGAGGCCTGTTTTTTCATGATGTTGGATCGGCCGATCCGCTGGGATGACACAGCCAATAAAGAGGAACTACTAGAATACGTCCTCGATCACCAGCGCCTCACTCGCATCAATAGTGCCTTTGCGCAGCAGTATCAACTGCCCCCTGAGGAACTCATTGGCCTGACGCCCCGCATTTGCTTTAAGGAGGATCTCGAGCTGGCGAAACGACTGTGGCGAGCGCTCTTTGATTTGGGCTATTTCCATATTGAAATTGAACTTCAACGCCACGATGGTAGCTCCTTTTGGGTGGAGGGGAACTACGTTTGTCTTTACAACCAGAGTAAAGAGATCATCGGCCACTTTGGCGTGCAGCGGGATATTAGCGATCGCATCCGTTTGCAAGCGGAAATTGCCCGAAAAACGGCTGAATTAGAGTATTTCTTTGGCTCCTCCCTAGAGCTATTTATGATTGCCGACAGTGAGGGACGGCTGCGGCGGGTGAATCACCACTGGCAAAGCTGCTTGGGCTATGACCTCAATCAGTTGGCAGGCGCCAAGTTTGAGGAATTTCTCCACCCCGGCGATCGCCCCCGCCATCGGGAAATGCAGCAACGTCTCCTTGCCGGGGAGCAAATCACTAACCACACGATTCGCCTGCGCACCCAAGGGGGAGACTACCGCTGGTACGAATGGCAAGGCCTTCTTAGTCAAGGGCGCATCTATGGGGCAGCACGGGATGTCACCGAACAGCGCCAATTTAGCGATCGCTTGCAAGCGGCCTACAACCAAGTGACCGATATTTTGGAGAGCATGTCGGATCACTTTTTTGAAGTGGATCGCGACTTCACGGTTATCTATGTCAACGGCAATTTTTGTCGCTTATTGGGGAAATCTGCCTCAGAGATGTTAGGCAAAAACCTCTGGCATCTCTTTCCCGATGCCCCCAACTCGATTTTTGAAAGCCAGATTCGGCGGGCAATGGTGGAGGAAACCCCTCTTCAATTTGAAGCCTTCTATGAAGGACTGAACCAATGGTTTGCGGTACGGGCTTTTCCCACTGGCCGAGGCCTTGCGGTTTTCTTCCAGAATATTACGCTTCAGGTGGACTCCACCACTTCGCTACGGCGACGGCAAACCCAAGCGGAACTTCTGCATCGGCTAACGCTGAAAATTCGCCGTTCCCTTGATCTCGAAACCGTTCTCAAAACCGCCCTCGAGGAAGTTCGGCAACTGCTGGGGGTCGATCGCACGCTGATTTTCCAGTTCTATGCCGATGGCCGGGGTGAGGTGGTGGCTGAATCGGTGGCGGCACCGCAGTTTTCCCTCATGCACCGCCCTTTCTATGACCCCTGTTTCCGCCGTGAGTCTGCTGAAGCCTATGTTCAAGGACGGGTACTGGCGGTTGCTGATATTAACACTGCGGAAATGACCCAGTGTCATCGCGACTTTCTCAAACAATTGCAGGTGCGTGCCCTATTGGTGGTACCGATTATTGAGGAGGAACGCCTCTGGGGGTTATTCCTGTGCCACCACTGCTCTTCCCCGCGACCTTGGGCCATTGACGAGGTGGAGCTGATCCGCCAACTGGGGGAACAACTGGGCTTTGGCATTAACCGTGCCGAATTGGTAAGTGCCCTACATCAAGAAAAGGAACGCTATCGGCGGGTTCTCGAGGCGCAGACAGAATTGCTCTATCGCTGTACCCCTGAGGGACACCTGACGTTTGGTAATCCTGCTTTCTTTCGCTATCTCGCTGAAGCCGGGATGAGTTGTGACTTTGGGGATGTGCTCCAGCATCCCTTTGATCCGCTGACGCAGCAACGCTTTCAACAACACCTGCAAGCCCTCACCCCCGCACAGCCCATCAGCACGATTGAGTGTGGCGTCACCTTTGGTGAAGGACGTTTTGCTTGGTTTGAATGGACGACCCGTGCCTTCTTTGACAACCATGGCCGCTGTGTCGAATATCAATGTGTCGGGCGCGATATTACCCGCCGCAAGGAAATGGAAGATCGCTTAATTCACGATGCCCTCCACGATGCCCTGACGGGACTCCCCAACCGTACGCTACTTCAAGATCGCTTGCAACATTGTTGGCGCCAGTATCAACGCCATCGCGATCGCCCCTTTGCCGTGATTTTTATTGATATTGATCGCTTTAAGCGGGTTAACGATAGCTTGGGGCACCAAGCCGGTGATCAGGTGCTCATTACCCTTGCCCAGCGCATGCAGAGTGTGGTGCCGGAGGGAGATACCCTAGCTCACCTGAGTGGCGATGAATTTGTGGTACTGTGCGAAGACCTTGATCCTCAACAAATGGAGACGCAGATAAAAAAACGAGTAACCGACTTAGAACGGGTGATTCAGGAACCGCTGATGATTGATGGGCATCTGTTGAACTTGAGTGCCAGTATTGGCGTTACCTTTAGCAATCGCTCCGATGCCTCGGCAACAACCCTATTGCGGGATGCCGACATTGCCATGTACCAAGCCAAAAAACAGGGATTAGGGCAGTATCGCATCTTTGACCCGCAGATGTACACGCAAGCGCAGAGTTGCTTTACCCTTGAGAACCAGCTACATCAGGCGATCGCCAACAGTGAGTTGCAAGTGTATTTTCAGCCCATTATTGAGCTGGAAACGGGGGCGATCGTGGGTCTTGAAGCCCTGAGCCGTTGGTTTGCCCCTGAAAAGGGCGAGATTCCTGCCGCTGAATTTATTGCCCTTGCGGAGCAAGCAGGTCTCATTGTCAGCCTTGGCCGCCAAGTCTTTGAACGGGCGATACAGGAATTTAGCCAGTGGCGGCAACAGGACAGTCGTCGCCAGACCATGACCTTGGGCATTAATATCTCGCCGCAACAACTGGTGGATGCCAACTTTGTCAGTGATATTTTAGCGGCGCTGCGCAGTGCCCAATTGCCCCCCCATCTTCTGCATCTGGAGATTACCGAAACGACCATGATCCGCAACCTTGAAGCCACATTGCAGGTGGCGGAGGAACTGCAACAACTGGGGGTTGCCCTCAACATTGATGACTTTGGCACCGGCTATTCCTCCCTGAGTCGGCTGCACCAGTTGCCGATCCACGCCCTGAAAATCGATCGCTCCTTTGTCCAGAGCCTAGAGCAAAGCCAAGCGGCCCAGGAAATTATTGGTGCCGTGATTGCCCTCGGCAAAAGCCTGCGCTTAGATGTGGTGGCAGAGGGGGTAGAAACCGCAACCCAAGCCGCCCAATTAGTCGATCTCGGCTGTCGCTACGGCCAAGGATACCTCTTTTATCCACCATTGCCCATTGATCGCTTGCCCTAG
- the mgtE gene encoding magnesium transporter, with amino-acid sequence MVMNPLDDLLAYPQGLGAAKRTANQLTIPELVRALRQIDPPKRVLAFRLLEKDKAIAVFEALTPDEQALLTEGMTDPEILHFLEALEADQRVRLFEELPAKVTKRLLSQLSPESREAVNLLLGYPEGTIGRRMNLRYLALRQHLTVGEAIANIRQSSLETDDLSIIFVIDEQRFYRGFIRPLQLIKANPDQPIQDLVQGQELAIAVTAPELSAAKLLKEYDVPAIPVVDQEGRLVGDVTFDDVIDLIEEEATGTILAQAGVGNLLNRDQIWSERLVRGPIRYAVQLRIICLIITLIGGMLVGGVIQYFEEVLEAVVAVAIFIPVVMDMGGNVGTQSTTVFARGLAWQHIDIRRYGGYLFREFRIGTIMGLILGAAGGLIAFLWQGLPNGIPQLGLAVGLSLFIVITFAAVLGALLPWVLLKLGFDHGPAADPFITTIKDFTGLLLYFYLVSVLLGLSF; translated from the coding sequence ATGGTAATGAATCCCCTTGATGATCTGCTGGCCTATCCTCAGGGTCTGGGTGCGGCCAAACGGACGGCCAACCAATTGACGATTCCTGAGCTAGTGCGTGCCCTGCGCCAAATTGACCCCCCTAAGCGGGTACTGGCCTTTCGCCTCCTCGAAAAAGACAAGGCGATCGCTGTCTTTGAGGCTCTCACGCCCGATGAGCAAGCGCTGCTCACAGAAGGGATGACCGACCCAGAAATTTTGCATTTCCTTGAAGCCCTCGAAGCAGATCAACGGGTGCGTCTCTTTGAGGAATTACCTGCCAAAGTCACCAAACGCCTGTTGAGTCAGTTGAGTCCAGAATCACGGGAAGCCGTGAACCTGTTGCTGGGCTATCCCGAGGGCACCATCGGGCGGCGAATGAACCTGCGCTACTTGGCACTGCGGCAACATTTAACTGTAGGGGAGGCGATCGCCAACATTCGCCAAAGTTCCTTGGAAACCGATGACCTCAGTATCATTTTTGTCATTGATGAGCAACGTTTCTATCGGGGCTTCATCCGCCCGCTTCAGTTGATAAAAGCCAATCCCGACCAGCCCATTCAAGACTTGGTTCAAGGACAGGAATTGGCGATCGCTGTCACGGCACCGGAACTCTCGGCAGCTAAACTCCTCAAGGAATACGATGTTCCTGCCATTCCTGTTGTCGATCAGGAGGGACGCCTCGTGGGTGACGTCACCTTTGATGATGTGATTGACCTGATTGAAGAGGAAGCCACAGGCACGATTTTGGCGCAGGCGGGTGTGGGCAACTTACTTAACCGCGATCAAATCTGGAGTGAACGTTTGGTGCGCGGCCCCATTCGCTACGCGGTGCAACTGCGGATTATCTGCCTGATCATTACCCTCATTGGTGGCATGCTTGTTGGCGGTGTCATTCAGTACTTTGAGGAAGTTCTTGAAGCCGTTGTTGCTGTGGCCATTTTTATTCCGGTGGTCATGGACATGGGAGGAAATGTCGGTACCCAATCTACAACTGTCTTTGCCCGAGGCCTTGCTTGGCAGCACATTGATATTCGTCGCTATGGTGGTTATCTCTTTCGCGAGTTTCGCATTGGTACGATCATGGGTCTTATCTTGGGAGCTGCTGGCGGCTTGATTGCCTTCCTCTGGCAAGGGCTACCCAACGGCATTCCCCAACTGGGACTGGCTGTGGGGCTTTCACTTTTTATTGTGATTACCTTCGCGGCGGTCTTAGGGGCATTGCTTCCTTGGGTGTTGCTGAAGTTGGGCTTTGATCATGGTCCAGCGGCAGATCCCTTTATCACAACCATTAAAGACTTCACAGGGCTGTTGCTCTACTTCTATCTCGTGAGTGTCCTCCTAGGGCTGTCGTTTTAA
- the grxC gene encoding glutaredoxin 3, with product MANVEIYTWSRCPFCIRAKQLLTRKGVKFTEYVIDGDEAAREAMAQRAHGRRSLPQIFINNEHIGGCDDLYALEAQGVLDTLLQAAA from the coding sequence GTGGCCAACGTCGAAATCTATACGTGGTCTCGTTGTCCTTTTTGTATTCGGGCAAAGCAATTGCTGACGCGCAAAGGGGTGAAATTTACCGAGTACGTCATTGATGGCGATGAAGCTGCCCGTGAAGCAATGGCACAACGTGCCCATGGCCGGCGATCGCTCCCACAAATTTTCATTAACAACGAGCACATTGGCGGCTGCGATGACCTCTATGCCCTAGAGGCGCAAGGCGTCTTGGATACGCTCCTGCAAGCGGCAGCTTAG